A section of the Deltaproteobacteria bacterium genome encodes:
- a CDS encoding 3-isopropylmalate dehydrogenase: MTTTHDVGVIGGDGTGPEVVAEAMKVMRAAADRFGFAVRPHEFPLGGDHYLRTGELVPDAMFSEIKRLPATLLGAVGTPEVKPGILEKGVLLYLRFELDLYINLRPVKLYPGVPCPLREVHSDGIDFVVVRENTEGLYVGAGGFHKKGTPDEVAVQESINTRKGVDRTLRYAFEATRSRGKKKQLTLCGKTNVLTFAWDLWQRAFDEMGDAKYPDIRREYNHVDAITLYFVERPHTFDVIVTDNMFGDIITDLAAIIQGGLGVASGGNINPEGTAIFEPIGGSAPPWKGTGGINPIAAIGAMKMMLDHLGETEAGEAVERAMIRTIQTDMTGQAAGQMGITTTQVGDRVRDHLLAEGRA, encoded by the coding sequence GTGACGACAACGCACGATGTCGGCGTGATCGGCGGCGACGGAACCGGGCCCGAGGTCGTCGCCGAGGCGATGAAGGTGATGCGCGCGGCGGCCGACCGCTTCGGTTTTGCCGTGCGTCCGCACGAGTTTCCGCTCGGCGGCGATCACTACCTGCGCACGGGCGAACTCGTCCCCGACGCGATGTTCTCCGAGATCAAACGTCTACCCGCCACACTGCTCGGCGCGGTCGGAACGCCCGAGGTCAAACCCGGCATTCTCGAAAAAGGCGTGCTGCTCTATTTGCGTTTCGAGCTTGATCTGTACATCAACCTGCGTCCCGTGAAACTCTATCCCGGCGTGCCGTGCCCGCTGCGCGAGGTGCATTCCGACGGCATCGATTTTGTCGTCGTGCGCGAAAACACCGAAGGACTCTACGTCGGCGCGGGCGGGTTCCACAAAAAGGGAACGCCCGACGAGGTCGCCGTTCAGGAGAGCATCAACACGCGCAAGGGCGTGGACCGCACGCTGCGTTACGCGTTCGAGGCGACGCGGAGTCGGGGCAAGAAGAAACAGCTCACCCTGTGCGGCAAGACGAACGTGTTGACCTTCGCGTGGGATCTGTGGCAACGCGCGTTCGACGAAATGGGCGACGCGAAATATCCCGACATCCGTCGCGAATACAACCACGTCGACGCGATCACGCTGTATTTCGTCGAGCGCCCGCACACCTTCGACGTCATTGTCACCGACAACATGTTCGGCGACATCATCACCGATCTGGCCGCGATCATTCAGGGCGGGCTCGGCGTGGCGTCGGGGGGCAACATCAACCCCGAGGGCACGGCGATTTTCGAGCCCATCGGCGGCTCGGCCCCGCCGTGGAAGGGAACCGGCGGCATCAACCCCATCGCCGCGATCGGCGCGATGAAGATGATGCTCGACCATCTCGGCGAAACCGAGGCGGGCGAGGCGGTGGAGCGCGCGATGATCCGCACGATCCAAACCGACATGACGGGACAGGCCGCCGGGCAGATGGGCATCACGACCACGCAGGTGGGCGACCGCGTGCGCGATCATCTGCTCGCGGAGGGCCGCGCATGA
- a CDS encoding 2-isopropylmalate synthase gives MPASVPDRVLIFDTTLRDGEQSPGISLNAGEKLEIAEQLARLRVDIIEAGFPIASEGDFAAVNTIAQKVRGPVIAALARANDEDIRCAARAIAPAERGRIHTFISTSASHMVHQLRKSPAEVLAQAVRAVKLAKSLCADVEFSAMDATRSDVDFLVKVFSAAIEAGATTINVPDTVGYALPDEFARLIKTLVRETKGGRKVTWSVHCHDDLGLAVANTIAGIGAGARQAEVAINGIGERAGNAALEEVAMALHVRRDLSGVDVGLDLKQIGDTSRKVSRLTGYQVPRNKAVVGVNAFQHESGIHQDGVLKERSTYEIMKPELVGYQSENIVMGKHSGRHAFATKLEEMGYYLDGDALDRAFRAFKALADAKKTVTSQEMEVIALEQIGDVPDQFHFESFSSFTGMGVAPIAAVKLRRGAKIVEANATGDGQVNALCRAIAKAVGFRGELLRYQVTATTQGLESLGEVTVMISDKGQVMNGRGIATDVIEASAKAYLNAINRLYHKRVGVKKTAVKPPAKRATATKRAASAKRTKGAAR, from the coding sequence ATGCCCGCATCAGTTCCCGACCGCGTTCTGATCTTCGACACCACGCTGCGCGACGGCGAGCAGTCGCCGGGGATCTCTCTGAACGCCGGCGAAAAACTCGAGATCGCCGAGCAGCTCGCGCGGCTGCGCGTGGACATCATCGAGGCCGGATTTCCCATCGCGTCCGAGGGCGATTTCGCCGCGGTGAATACGATCGCGCAAAAAGTGCGCGGACCGGTGATCGCGGCGCTGGCCCGGGCGAACGACGAGGACATCCGCTGCGCGGCGCGGGCCATCGCGCCCGCCGAGCGCGGCCGCATCCACACGTTCATCTCGACGTCGGCCTCGCACATGGTGCATCAGCTTCGCAAATCGCCCGCCGAGGTGCTCGCGCAGGCCGTGCGTGCGGTGAAGCTCGCCAAAAGCCTTTGCGCCGACGTCGAGTTTTCGGCGATGGACGCGACGCGATCGGATGTCGATTTTCTGGTGAAGGTCTTTTCCGCGGCGATCGAGGCCGGCGCGACGACGATCAACGTGCCCGACACGGTCGGCTACGCGCTGCCCGACGAATTCGCGCGGCTCATCAAAACGCTCGTGCGCGAAACGAAGGGCGGGCGCAAGGTGACGTGGTCCGTGCACTGCCACGACGACCTGGGCCTCGCGGTGGCGAACACGATCGCGGGCATCGGCGCGGGGGCGCGGCAGGCCGAGGTGGCGATCAACGGCATCGGCGAGCGTGCGGGAAACGCGGCGCTCGAAGAGGTGGCGATGGCGCTTCACGTGCGCCGCGACCTGTCGGGCGTGGACGTGGGCCTCGACCTGAAGCAGATCGGCGACACATCGCGCAAGGTCAGCCGCCTGACGGGCTACCAAGTTCCACGCAACAAGGCCGTGGTGGGGGTCAACGCTTTCCAGCACGAGTCGGGGATCCATCAGGACGGCGTGCTCAAGGAACGCAGCACCTACGAGATCATGAAGCCCGAGCTCGTGGGCTACCAGTCCGAAAACATCGTCATGGGCAAGCACAGTGGACGGCACGCCTTCGCGACGAAGCTCGAAGAAATGGGCTATTACCTCGACGGCGACGCGCTCGACCGGGCGTTCCGCGCGTTCAAGGCGCTTGCCGACGCCAAGAAAACCGTGACCTCGCAGGAGATGGAGGTCATCGCCCTCGAGCAGATCGGCGACGTGCCCGACCAATTCCACTTCGAGTCGTTCTCGTCGTTCACGGGCATGGGCGTGGCCCCCATCGCGGCGGTCAAGCTGCGGCGCGGCGCGAAGATCGTCGAGGCCAACGCCACCGGCGACGGACAGGTCAACGCCCTGTGCCGCGCCATCGCCAAGGCGGTGGGTTTTCGCGGCGAGTTGCTTCGTTATCAGGTCACCGCGACCACGCAGGGCCTCGAATCCCTGGGCGAGGTCACGGTGATGATTTCCGACAAAGGCCAAGTCATGAACGGGCGCGGCATCGCCACCGACGTGATCGAGGCGAGCGCCAAGGCGTATCTCAACGCGATCAACCGCCTCTACCACAAGCGCGTCGGCGTGAAGAAAACGGCGGTCAAACCCCCCGCGAAACGAGCGACGGCCACGAAGCGCGCGGCGAGCGCGAAGCGGACGAAAGGGGCAGCGCGGTGA
- the ilvC gene encoding ketol-acid reductoisomerase, translating to MMATMYYEKDAPLAPLKGKTVAIMGYGSQGHAHAQNLKDSGVKVVVGLRAGSSSAKAATAAGLAVADPAKAAKGADLIMMLVPDMAQKALYETAVEPNLKAGAALFFAHGFNIHFGRIVPPKNVDVCMIAPKGPGHMVRRVYEEGKGVPALIAVHQDATGKARKIALAYGAGIGAARAGLLETTFAEETETDLFGEQAVLCGGTSELVRAGFDTLVAAGYQPEVAYFECLHELKLIVDLIYEQGISGMRASISETAKYGDVMSGPRVIDDRARAEMKRILAEIQDGTFARDWILENQAGRPRYNARLRRDAEHPVEVVGKKLRAMLSWIKK from the coding sequence ATGATGGCGACGATGTATTACGAGAAGGACGCACCGCTCGCGCCGCTCAAGGGCAAGACGGTGGCGATCATGGGTTACGGCTCGCAGGGCCACGCCCACGCGCAGAACCTGAAGGATTCGGGCGTGAAGGTGGTGGTGGGTCTGCGCGCGGGAAGCAGCTCGGCCAAGGCCGCGACCGCCGCGGGGCTCGCCGTCGCCGATCCGGCGAAAGCCGCGAAGGGCGCCGACCTCATCATGATGCTCGTGCCCGACATGGCGCAAAAGGCGCTGTACGAGACGGCGGTCGAGCCGAACCTGAAGGCGGGCGCCGCACTGTTTTTCGCCCACGGCTTCAACATCCACTTCGGCCGGATCGTGCCGCCGAAAAACGTGGACGTGTGCATGATCGCGCCCAAGGGCCCGGGTCACATGGTCCGCCGCGTGTACGAAGAGGGCAAGGGCGTGCCCGCGCTCATCGCCGTTCATCAGGACGCCACGGGCAAAGCGCGCAAGATCGCTCTCGCTTACGGCGCGGGCATCGGCGCGGCACGGGCGGGACTGCTCGAAACCACCTTCGCCGAGGAAACCGAAACCGACCTGTTCGGCGAGCAGGCCGTGTTGTGCGGCGGCACGAGCGAACTGGTGCGCGCCGGATTCGACACGCTGGTCGCGGCGGGCTATCAGCCCGAGGTTGCGTATTTCGAGTGCCTGCACGAGCTCAAGCTCATCGTCGATCTCATCTACGAGCAGGGCATCTCGGGCATGCGCGCGTCGATTTCCGAAACCGCGAAATACGGCGACGTGATGAGCGGCCCGCGCGTGATCGACGATCGCGCCCGCGCCGAGATGAAACGCATCCTCGCCGAGATCCAGGACGGCACCTTCGCCCGCGACTGGATTTTGGAAAACCAGGCGGGCCGCCCCCGCTACAACGCCCGCCTGCGGCGCGATGCCGAGCACCCGGTCGAGGTGGTCGGTAAGAAGTTGCGCGCCATGCTCTCGTGGATCAAGAAATAA
- the ilvN gene encoding acetolactate synthase small subunit translates to MKMTLSVLVENKPGVLTRIAGLFARRGFNIDSLAVGQTEDPTLSRMTIVVNAAEHPMEQVEKQLHKLINVIKISHLDPDASVGRELMLIKVTVPPAKRVEIFDLVNTFRGNVIDVSRNALVAEVTGDSAKLKAFQELMAPYGIVEICRTGKAAMSRGK, encoded by the coding sequence ATGAAGATGACGCTCTCGGTGCTGGTGGAAAACAAGCCGGGCGTGCTCACGCGCATCGCCGGGCTGTTCGCACGGCGCGGGTTCAACATCGACTCGCTCGCCGTCGGGCAGACCGAGGACCCGACGTTGTCGCGCATGACGATCGTGGTCAACGCGGCGGAGCACCCGATGGAGCAGGTGGAAAAGCAGCTCCACAAGCTCATCAACGTCATCAAGATCTCGCACCTGGACCCCGACGCGTCGGTGGGCCGCGAGCTCATGCTCATCAAGGTCACGGTGCCGCCGGCCAAGCGCGTCGAGATCTTCGATCTGGTGAACACGTTTCGCGGAAACGTGATCGACGTGTCGCGAAACGCGCTCGTCGCCGAGGTCACGGGCGACTCGGCGAAGCTCAAGGCGTTTCAGGAACTGATGGCGCCTTACGGCATCGTCGAGATCTGCCGCACGGGCAAGGCGGCGATGAGCCGGGGGAAGTGA